The genomic segment GCTGACGATCGACTTTGCGCGCGGCGTCGATTTTCCCGCCGATCTCGGCGGCTACGACCTCGTCATCCACTGCGGCGCCTGCATGTTCAACCGCCGTTTCGTGCTGGCGCGTATCGACGAAGCGTGCGCGCAGGGCGTGCCCATCACCAACTACGGCATCGCGCTGGCATGGCTGACGGGCATCCTCGACAAAGTCAGCCTCGGCGCGGAGGTTCGCCCATGAAGTGCCGGATTTTCGCCAAGCGCTGCGTCCTGCCGGCGCTGCTGCTCGCGCTCTGGTGGTGGGGAAGCGCCCGTCAGTGGTGGAGTTCGTACGTGCTGCCGTCGCCCGCGCAGGTGTGGCGCGCTTTCTGGTCGATGACACGCAGCGGCGCATTGATCGGCGATCTGTGGGCCAGCGTGCGCCGCGTCGCCGTCGGATTTTCCATCTCCTTCGCTCTGGCTTTCACGTTGGGGTTGGCGTCGATCTGGACGCGTCGTGCCGAGTACTACGGGCACATCGTCGAGTTCTTGCGCCACGTGCCGCCGCTCAGCCTGATCCCGCTGCTGATCCTCTGGTTCGGCATCGGCGAGAGGTCCAAGACCGTGCTGATCGTGCTGGCGACGTTTTTTCCCATCTACATGAGCGTCCACAAGGGCTTCGTCACCGCCAACGCAAAGCTGATGGAGGTGGGGCGCACGATGGGATTTTCCAAATGGCAGCTGTTTTCGCGCATCATGTTCCCCTGCGCCGTGCCCGACATCCTTGTGGGGATGCGCATCGGCATCGGCTACAGTTGGCGCGCGATCATCAGCGCGGAGATGATCGCCGCCGCCAGCGGGCTCGGTTACATGATCCTCGACGCCCAGCAGATGTCGCGTTCCGACAAGGTCGTGGCCGGTGTCTTCGTGATCGGCCTCGTCGGCTATCTGACCGACGCGGCGCTGGCGGCGCTGATCGCCCGCGCCGCGCCCGGAGCGGGAGGCGACGACGTTGGCTAGGTACGAGATCGTCGGCCTGCGCAAGAGCTTCATCCTCGGCGGCGAAAAGCTGCCCGTGCTGCGCGGCCTGGACCTGACGCTGGAAGACGGAGACTTCGTGGTCGTGGCCGGACGCAGCGGCTGCGGCAAGACCACGCTGCTGCGCATCCTCGCCGGGCTGGAATCCTACAAGGGGGAAGTGCGCGCGCCGGAGCGCGCCCGCGTCGGCATGGTCTTTCAGGAACCGCGCCTGATGCCGTGGCTGAGCGTGTACGACAACGTCGCTTTCGGCGTCGAAAAGCCCGAAAGGGAGCGCATCATGGAGCTGATCCATGCCGTGCGCCTCGACGGCTTCGAAAGCGTCAGGCCGGCGCAGCTTTCCGGCGGCATGCAGCACCGTGCCGCGCTGGC from the Pyramidobacter porci genome contains:
- a CDS encoding ABC transporter permease, with product MKCRIFAKRCVLPALLLALWWWGSARQWWSSYVLPSPAQVWRAFWSMTRSGALIGDLWASVRRVAVGFSISFALAFTLGLASIWTRRAEYYGHIVEFLRHVPPLSLIPLLILWFGIGERSKTVLIVLATFFPIYMSVHKGFVTANAKLMEVGRTMGFSKWQLFSRIMFPCAVPDILVGMRIGIGYSWRAIISAEMIAAASGLGYMILDAQQMSRSDKVVAGVFVIGLVGYLTDAALAALIARAAPGAGGDDVG
- a CDS encoding ABC transporter ATP-binding protein, whose product is MARYEIVGLRKSFILGGEKLPVLRGLDLTLEDGDFVVVAGRSGCGKTTLLRILAGLESYKGEVRAPERARVGMVFQEPRLMPWLSVYDNVAFGVEKPERERIMELIHAVRLDGFESVRPAQLSGGMQHRAALARALALEPGVLLMDEPFAALDYFTRMSMQELLVELYQRTGVTVVFVTHSIDEALLLGRRVVVLDRGVIDAHYDLGSLPYPRDLSLPEVGRLRREILARIMKQNLH